The DNA window CCGGTCTTGCCACGGTATCCCGCAGGCCAGGCGCTGGGTGATCTCTATCGCCGCGATCCTGTGCTCGGGATCCGGGCCGCCTGGGTGATGTCACGGCTGCATGCCTTCGATCTTTCGAGCGTCGGCATCAATGTCGATTGTCTGCCGGTGCTCGATGTGCCGGTCGAAGGAAGCAGCAATGTCATCGGCGACCGTGCCTATGGCGGCGATCCCGACACCGTCATCGCCATGGGACGGGCGGCTGGCGACGGGCTGAAGGCCGGCGGTCTGCTGCCTGTCATGAAGCATATGCCAGGCCATGGTCGCGGCTTTGCAGATTCGCATCTGGAGCTGCCTGTGGTTACCGTCTCGCGCGATGAGCTGGAAACCCATGATTTCCCGCCCTTTATGGCGATGAAAGACGAACTGATGGCGATGACCTGCCATCTCGTCTTCACATCGATCGACCCTGATAATCCGGCGACGACCTCACGCAAGGTGATCGACGGCATCATCCGTGAGCATATCGGCTTTGGTGGTCTGCTGCTTTCCGACGATAGCTCGATGAACGCGCTTTCCGGCACGATCGGCGAACGGGCAGCGAATATTATTGCAGGCGGATGCGATATCGTGCTGCATTGCAACGGCGATATGGACGAGATGCTGGATGTCGTGGCAAATGTTCCGCCGCTGGCCGGCGCGTCGCTTGCCCGGGCAAATGCGGTCGAGGCAGGCTTCGCCGCGCCGGATGCGGCTGACGAAGCCGGGTTGCGCGCAGAATTTGAGGCGATGTTTGCGATGGTTTGATCGCAGAGGAGCAGGGTGTGAACACGGTCAAGGGCACGGAACGTCCGCAGGCGGCAACGCCGATGGACAAGCTGTGGCAGGATACCAGTGCAGAGCGCGCCAGCCACGAGCCCGC is part of the Rhizobium bangladeshense genome and encodes:
- the nagZ gene encoding beta-N-acetylhexosaminidase, producing the protein MTESKAMILGCSGLSLTSEEKALYRGERPWGFILFGRNISEASQIADLVAELRDSVGWHAPVLIDQEGGRVQRIRPPVLPRYPAGQALGDLYRRDPVLGIRAAWVMSRLHAFDLSSVGINVDCLPVLDVPVEGSSNVIGDRAYGGDPDTVIAMGRAAGDGLKAGGLLPVMKHMPGHGRGFADSHLELPVVTVSRDELETHDFPPFMAMKDELMAMTCHLVFTSIDPDNPATTSRKVIDGIIREHIGFGGLLLSDDSSMNALSGTIGERAANIIAGGCDIVLHCNGDMDEMLDVVANVPPLAGASLARANAVEAGFAAPDAADEAGLRAEFEAMFAMV